In the genome of Rhizobium etli 8C-3, one region contains:
- a CDS encoding FAD-dependent monooxygenase, producing MHAVIVGAGIAGLAAAQGLRLIGSDVDVYEQSVRLEPLGAGLSLSANALRALRALQLYDGVVPKAQPMRRLDLLDQWGKVLQTTDLQQVSRRYGHLAMAVLHRGDLHQALLSKLPERTIRTGMKCVGAREAGDRVVLDFANGDAVEADFVLACDGIHSVVRKALFAQSHESFARYTCWRAISPGLPRGVDRAQLTETWGAGKRFGLAAIPGDRIYWFACRGAEITDDPALAGIELDDLKAIFADFHEPIPEVLERTPPTSLIRTDILDLDPMRSFTRGKTVLLGDAAHAVTPDLGQGAGLAIEDAAVLCALMARLPIENALREYDARRVGRARLITIKSRLYARVAQWHNPLVVPLRNFFVSNIPQHFMDRQLDAILDIAFDPIRTAA from the coding sequence ATGCACGCGGTAATTGTTGGCGCAGGCATTGCCGGACTGGCGGCGGCGCAGGGCCTGCGTCTCATCGGCTCGGATGTCGACGTCTATGAACAGTCGGTGAGGCTCGAGCCGCTCGGAGCCGGTCTCAGCCTCAGCGCGAACGCGCTTCGTGCCCTTCGTGCGCTTCAACTCTACGATGGGGTGGTTCCCAAGGCTCAGCCGATGCGGAGGCTCGACCTCCTGGACCAGTGGGGGAAGGTGCTGCAAACCACCGACTTGCAGCAGGTCAGCCGCCGCTACGGACATCTCGCGATGGCGGTGCTCCATCGTGGCGATCTCCATCAGGCGCTTCTTTCGAAGCTTCCTGAGAGGACGATCCGGACGGGCATGAAGTGTGTCGGTGCGCGCGAGGCTGGCGATCGGGTGGTGCTCGACTTTGCAAATGGCGATGCGGTCGAGGCTGATTTCGTCCTCGCCTGTGACGGCATCCACTCTGTGGTGCGCAAGGCGCTGTTTGCGCAGTCACATGAAAGTTTTGCCCGCTACACGTGCTGGCGGGCGATCTCGCCGGGCCTGCCTCGCGGAGTGGATCGCGCCCAGCTTACCGAGACTTGGGGAGCGGGGAAGCGGTTTGGCCTCGCCGCCATCCCAGGCGACAGAATCTACTGGTTTGCCTGCCGCGGCGCCGAGATTACAGATGATCCCGCATTGGCCGGGATCGAACTTGACGATTTGAAAGCCATCTTTGCAGATTTTCACGAGCCGATCCCGGAAGTGCTCGAGCGCACGCCTCCGACCTCGCTGATCCGGACAGACATCCTCGACCTCGATCCGATGCGTTCGTTCACACGAGGCAAGACCGTGCTGCTTGGGGATGCGGCCCACGCGGTGACCCCGGACCTCGGCCAGGGAGCCGGTCTCGCCATCGAGGATGCCGCCGTCCTTTGCGCTTTGATGGCGCGTCTTCCAATTGAAAACGCGTTGCGTGAATACGATGCCCGCCGCGTCGGCCGTGCGCGCCTGATAACGATCAAATCCCGTCTCTACGCGCGTGTGGCGCAATGGCACAATCCGCTCGTCGTCCCACTGCGCAACTTCTTTGTGAGTAACATCCCGCAGCACTTCATGGACCGGCAGCTCGATGCGATCCTGGACATAGCCTTCGATCCGATCCGTACAGCAGCCTAG